The nucleotide sequence TCTCTTGCAAAAGCCTTCTTTGGTAAACCTAGCCGTCTTGTTACATTGGGGATCTGCTGATAGCGGAATGGTAAATTTCATCAGTGCCAGTAACCATGAAACTGCTTTTCTTTAAAACCATTCCTGCATCTTGTAACCATGTGTATAACTTCCAATTTTCCTGTAACCAACCTCTATTCAAGTGGATTGCGAATGAGATAATCGGGTCCAAAGCATTACCGTCAGCATAACTAAAACATCAATCGGGTCCAAAACATTACTGTCATCAAACTTGCAACTGTTTGATGAGAAATGCTCGTTATTACAGTAGTATTACAAGTCAAATTGGTGACCAAAAGTCACCACTGCCACAACAATCGGGTCCGTCCAGACGACCTTCATTTTTAAACTCACTTCTCactagaaaaaataaataaaaaaatattcatgGAATCCAATCTACATTTTTAAACCTGTTTTTCATGAGAGAGAAAATTCCTTATAATGGACcgggatttaaattttaaatccctTAATTATTCCTTGAAGGAGTTGACTATTATCTCGGGCCACATGCTAtccttctataagcatgctaaagTGGTAGCGGTGATATAGGGCCATATCATCCAGTCCAATCCACCATTTCATCCTCGCCGCCACACTGCTAAGGCACCGTTCTAGCGCTATGCGTTTTCCTATCTTTTCCTCTTTTCAGACAGTGCCTAATGGAGTCATCATCTCATGTCTTCTTATGCTTGAATCGAACAAGATAAATTCTAATGCCCGTAAAGTATGTCACTATGGTTTCTTATTCTCCTGTTATTGTTGACTAAGATGTCAAAGATTCTAAAAGAAATATGCGAAACAATGCTATCAAAGATTAGTCTCTATATAAGAATTCTAATTTAGTAATTGGcacaacttcaaaaaaaaaagggaaagggaAGGAAGGAAAGAAAACAATTGGGTGGACCCATGCCTGTGATCGCACCAGTTGGTTCTTGAGCAAGTCTAGGTGGTtgttaaaactatttttccaaacTGATAGTTTCAACTTTCAAGGCATTTGGGAAAGAAACGGAGGTTTATAATGGCATGTGGCTTTAATTAGTCTCATATCAAGAAGTTAGTTATGGTTTATGTTTACTTGATATTGTTATCGCGGTGGCGAAACAGTTTGATTACCATTTTGTAATTTACCCCGTCCATATTTTCATATTTCGCATTTTCACTTCAGCAAGCTAACTGTTGAAGGCGGGGGGGCGGGCCTATAAAATCTCTTCTCGGAGGAGAGAAGAGCCAACGACCGCTGCTCCTCCATCGCCTCTCGATCGGCGGCAGTGAATCATGTTTCGGCGTCTCCTGTTGCAGCATCCCCGCCGTGGCGTCGCCACTGGCTTCCTCGCTCTCACCGCCTTCACTCTCGGTTCCTCCGACGGCCCCTCCCTCCCCACAAGTAACCCTCCTTTCTTCCTTTTCCCTTCACCTCCTTTCTCAatattttctcttctttctcaCGCATGTGCTCCCCTTCGTAAAAGATGTCGCCATTTCGATATGCGATCCGTTTCGGCAATTTCTGTCTTCGACTTCGTCGATTTTCTCGCAAGATTTCACGCTTCCATTCTCAGTCTTTTCTCCAGGTTTAAACCTAACCTATCGTCCTTAAAGTTTTCTTTCATCTCTTTGGAGTTGCATAATCTTTTAATCTGATTCGTAGAGTTTTTTGCACGGCATTTTCCAACCGCGTGCCCTCTTCCACCTCCGGATTCAAGTAAGGACGTGGCATGCTGCAGTGGATGCCTCAAAAGGAACTCTATTGTCAAAGCGGCCGCGGCAGCTGGTCCTTCCGTGGTGAATATATGTCTTACTGAAGGTGAAAGGACTTTATTGTGTCTTCAGATTTCCTCAAtatgtggattttttttttaggtGTATTCGTTTGAATGATGAGCTTTTTCCAATACTTCTTTTCAGATGTATATGGTCCTATGCCTATAATGGGTATAGGGTCTGGCACTATCATTGATCCTGATGGGACGATCTTGACCTGTGCACATTGCATAGCAGACTTTTCTAGTAGGCAAGTGATCTCAAAAGGCAAAGTGAGTATGCAAACCTACAACTTAGTTATTCATCTTGATGAAGAAATGCGCTTAGAACTGGATGAGGACTGAGAATTTGAATTTGCAAGTTATATCCAGTTGGACTTGGTTACAAATACTATCTGGGTGAAGTTACAAGCAATTAGATTTCATCATGTAGACTAATAAAGATTGTGACTCATGTCTTAGTCCACCTTTGTAGGGCGGAAATTGTAGAAGATTGCAAGATGCATATCGGTCTTTTTGAAGTTTCCTTGGTTAGCTTGCTGTCATACAAGTTTGAAAGATGTTCTCCTAACTCAGTCTGGTTCATATCTGACTATGCTAAGTTTGCTTGAGATGATGAGATGTAATAGTCTATAGAATTAAATGTATGACTTCAGTAATTCTTTGGTGTTGATTGATGTTTGAGGATGTTAACAGTTTGGTTGGACAAAAATTCTACTGAAATAATTTTGGTTGACTAAAATATGGCTGGCTTGCTAACAACTCAGGCTGAAAGATCTCAATCATCCAGAAGCTCATTCCTTTAGGTTCTTGTTCCCACAAACCTCTCTAGTATACTCTGTTATAAGGTTTTTCATCGGAGTGAAGAGAATGGAGATTTAGCAAAAATCACCCAAGATATAGTTGGTTACTTTAGCCCAGCAACTTTCTTTGAGCTAAAGTGGCAGACCATCATCATTTTGCCTTTTTATTTGTCATCGTATAAGCTTTAGTGTTATATCGGCTAAGCTAAATGTATATGCGTTTATAATTGGGAACACAGTCATTATCTCTCTCATTTCATACTTAATTGACTTTCTAAAGTTCTAAATATCAATTTTGTTTTCACAAATTTATTGTGTTGCATTTTATTTGCATATATCTTATATTGATTTAGGAGTCACTAATTAGTATGTTAAGTTTCTAAGACATCGGATGCTGACAATTTAACATCATAAAATTTTAGTCTACATTTGAAAGTGAATCCCTGCTTCAGTGATCGATTGGAGCAGTGAAGTGTTTCTTTTTCTTGCATGCAAAATCAGCAATATTCAAACTTGATAAGAACAAGCATAGGTTCCATCTTGTCATACTCAATTTTGACCTGGTTATTTTGCACCTTTAAGTAGCTTGTATAACCAGTTGTTTGACAACCTGAATAAGACTCCATAGCCCAGCCCTTATTTTGTGGGTCATATTtactatatatctatatatatatatccacttTCTTTCTGAGCATGTAAGCCAATTTAAGGATTAGTAGTGTTTTTTGTTCTTCTATTCTCATTTTAGTCATCACTGAAAACTCAATTTCTCTTGTCTGCCTTTTGTGattttttgtttcttgttttaaCTTATTTTGTTGTTTTATAAACAGATTGTCGTGACTTTACCAGATGAACGTACATTTGAGGGCATTGTGGTAAATGCTGATTTTGTTTCTGACGTTGCTGTGGTGAAGATACATTCTGAAACTCCACTACCGTCAGCTAGACTTGGATCATCATCTAAGCTTCATCCAGGTGACTGGGTAATAGCCTTGGGCCACCCCCTTTCTCTGCAAAATACCATAACATCTGGTATTGTAAGGTACTTCGACATAGACATTGCTATTAATTTGTTTAATGATTTAATCTCTGTCTGGTAAATAATTTCTTCTCACACTGTTAGTTAGTCTAGAATTTTGTTAGCATGTTTAGATTGTTATTGTAGCTGAGATAAAAATGCTAAGATTAATGATCTATATTTAAGTTGTTATTTAAGCAGAGATCAATAAAATGCCaaaataaatgtgttgtaattttaAGGAGCAATGTATATCTCCAATATAATAAAATGAGAGAAAATTGAATGATATGGCGGACATattagattaaaataaattttatagctggaagagtcaaatccattaatggaaTCTGAGAGAGGGAGATATAAAGACCAAGTAAAATTTCTTCTAACAAAAAACTAATACTTGACTTGAATATTACCAGTGATATAATTTTCCACATAGATTAATGGGTGAATAATATTCAAGTTGTCAGTCCCAAATAATTGGGACAAACACACTTCATGATGAAGTTAATCTTTAAATTGTTTTTATCGAAATATCTACTGCTGTAATAAGATATAGTACAGTTATTTTATCTTAACTTGATGGCTTTATTGATCTGATTCTTGTGTTATTGTCTTTATCTGTTATGCGACACAGATCCTTTTTATTTCTCATTCACTTTGGACTTCTCTTCACCATTCTTTTTATTATGTAGTTGTGTTGATCGGAAAAGTAGTGATTTGGGTCTTGAAGGAATTCGAAGGGAGTATTTGCAAACAAATTGTGCAATTAATGAGGCAAGTTTGCTTCCATTTTATCTTATAATCTATGAAGTTCGTTCGTGTGCTATAAAGTTAAGAGAACGTGGGGTCCACTTGTGAAAATAAAAAACTCCTGGTGGGTGGGATCCACTACTTGAATTTGGTCCAAGGTATTTTGCAGAGAAGATCTTGCAAAACCAATTGAGGTTCATTTGCTACTCGTGAATTAACATTTGAACTTCGTGCTTACTTTGACATCAAAGAGGGCTTACATTATTTTACAAATGCTCTTTgaaatttgtttttctttatttagcAAAGTTAAATTTCTGGCATTCAATTAATTTTTGTCACATATTCCCTacgttataaaaaaaatcatatagatAATTTATATTAATTCAATTGTCATTCGTTAAAGTCATCATATGCATAAATTCTATTATCTTGGTTTCTCAATCATTTTCATCCATCATCTTGTTTACAATCTGTTTAGTTTATTTGTATCATATTCAATTCATTGCATTGCTTGCCTTTATAGTCATTATTACTTGTTGACATAATTAGAAGACTATGTTTGGTACGCATAAATGGAATGTAATGGAGTCACAATTGGAATGAGAATGACTAGAGCAGATTGACTCGGAATCATAAGcggaatgcttaattttattaacatgttaTGAATGGAATGAAAGGGATTCTTATATAAGACGTAGGCCACTTGATTTGTATATAAAATGTAGACCACTAGAAGGTTCAAGATAAATGCCATTGGAGATCTTCTTGGAATCTGATTTGAATCCAAGTGTTGGGATGGTATCATTGATCTCGGTGTCCACGATCTAGGCGGGCAGGGCAGGAGAAGAGGACTAGTAGCAAGAAGGAAGGGTCTTGGTGGCAATGTTAGAATCGGAGTGGAACTTACCGACAGAGATGACCTCATAGTTGGAGTTGTTGGCGATTGCAAGATAGAAGCAATGTAAAAATGTGGATATTTTAAGAGATGAATACCTAATAAATTTGTAAACTCAAAATAAGTTCCACTATGAGGTCTTAGTGACCTCATAGTGAACTGAAATCAAGGACAATATTTAAAGTCTACTTcactattttaattaaaatagaagTGTTAAAACTCAGGAAAATCTTTGTTGACTTAATCCTAGAAAGTTGCGCATATGATCTAACTTTAAAAGAGCACTTAACGACTTGATCTGTTGatcatgttaggaccaaaaggaatTCAGAtatctactaggactttctttcctagccgtaactaggactttctgcttggtgtctggtcctcttgattcagacatgggagcccccacttcatttgttcgaggtcaatattctactcacatggctcaattagactataactcttgtgcacagtcggcagttagatcttctggcagtccgggctctaataccaattgttaggaccaaaaggaatttagatatctccacaatggcatgatattgtccaccttgagcctaagccctcatggttttgtggctctatccaaaaggcctcatatcaatggagatatctttctcttataaatccatgatttttcccatgtgttttcaatgtgggactatgtttgcaaccttgcaaccctaacagaCCATAGAAGATTTCCTTGGTAACTTGACCTACAACTCTTTAATGACACATTATAATAGTGTTTAGATGAGATCCTCTAATGAAACACTTTAGAAGAGTGCTTAGATGAGACCAATACAACCTTAGAAGAACATTTTGTTCACTTGAGCCCTTTAGCAAATTATTAACATGATCTATCTTTTGGTTCACAAAGTTTTAATTCATTCTCAAAGTAACTAAAAGAGAAAAATGAATAAAACAAATATCATGAATTGAatgtaaaatattaatttataattgaCAAACCAATTAAAATTGTTGTTGGTGCGTGCCTTTTTAGTTATTCATGAATTGAAAGCTCGTCAACATAGAGAAAACTTGTCAACTTAGAgagttacaattttttttttattatttgccaTTATACTAAGAGGTTTACTGAGATGATACGAGATATATATGCTGATActagaaatgaaattatattgaCTAATGATTATtagtattataataataataatattttgcaTTTATAAATTCAAATCGACTCATATCATGTGTTTTGTAACATTGTGAGGGAAATTAATTGTAATAACTTGCTGTGACCATTGACACACTTTGGCCAATTTTGTTTTGCTCAAAATACTGGGATTTATGGGGATTGGTTTTTAACTAAACAAATTTGCTAATTTCCCTTCCCACATAGATGGTGTCCCTAATTTGATGTAATGAAAAATTGATTGGACTTCCCTTCTTAATAGCGTTTggtttcattttcattttatgaAAAAACGTACGTTTTCCCTTTTCTCCGAAAATGACTTTTAGACATTCTCTATTTTCCCATAAAATGATATCTCCTTTTCTAGAAAATGGATGTGAAAATTGCCAACCAAACAATGTTTTCCCGtatctcagaaaatgaaaatggaaaacgtgaAAACCAAACACAGCACACTTTTCTACTCATTGTTTCTCACCTACTTCCCATCATTTCTTGTTCTTTGCTTCACTTAACCGAATGACATCGTGATTATTCTTTGTTTCAAAGGAAAAGTTCAATTGAATACCAGATTTTCTATTGCTTCACCAATCAAATAGCATATCTTGATTCTTGTATAAAAAACTGTTACTTGCATGTGGACTTTTGCAAACAATTTAATTGCCTAACATATCCATTGCAGCTTTCcactttttttttctcaatttataTGTATATTATACAGGGTAATTCTGGAGGACCCCTTGTCAATCTTGATGGTGAGGTTGTAGGTGTTAACATTATGAAAGTTATTACAGCTGATGGATTGAGCTTTGCAGTTCCAATTGATACGGTCATCAAAATCTTTGAGCAATTTAGGAAGAATGGGTATGCTATGCTGTCCCTGTCCACTTGATGACATTTGTAACCTCACTTGGCTTTTTTTGTTGTGCGTTAGTTCATTTGCTTTGATATTTGAGGGATTGAGCTTACAAGTGATCTCCTTTCAATTGAAATATCCTATCAATTAATTTAAGCAAATTCGAGAA is from Zingiber officinale cultivar Zhangliang chromosome 7B, Zo_v1.1, whole genome shotgun sequence and encodes:
- the LOC122005320 gene encoding putative protease Do-like 14; the encoded protein is MFRRLLLQHPRRGVATGFLALTAFTLGSSDGPSLPTNVAISICDPFRQFLSSTSSIFSQDFTLPFSVFSPEFFARHFPTACPLPPPDSSKDVACCSGCLKRNSIVKAAAAAGPSVVNICLTEDVYGPMPIMGIGSGTIIDPDGTILTCAHCIADFSSRQVISKGKIVVTLPDERTFEGIVVNADFVSDVAVVKIHSETPLPSARLGSSSKLHPGDWVIALGHPLSLQNTITSGIVSCVDRKSSDLGLEGIRREYLQTNCAINEGNSGGPLVNLDGEVVGVNIMKVITADGLSFAVPIDTVIKIFEQFRKNGSRVVRPWLGLSMFDLNERIILQLKERDASFPNVTKGVLVPLVIPGSPADRAGFQQGDIVIEFGGRPIREIKEIMDIVEDKVGVPLEALVKRSNNKTVTLTVVPEEAYTDM